From Arachis hypogaea cultivar Tifrunner chromosome 3, arahy.Tifrunner.gnm2.J5K5, whole genome shotgun sequence:
tatataaaaaatctatTCTTATTATTACTGAAATACTTCCTTTTCTCAGAGACATAATATCATGAAAAAAAGAATTGATTCTCATGGCAATGTGGTAGAAGTGAAGCAGGATGGAATTGGTGCACCAAAGGTTAGCTTAAATACTTCAGCTCTTTTTCGCTGCACAATGATTGCTTGTGTGTATACTATAAAATTTGATCATTCTGGTATTTACGTTACTTCTGATTTGGTTTAAATGCTTGgaaatggaaggaattatacttatGTTTCTTTTATGGATATGATATGGATGACTGGTAGGAAGTGCAACATGAAACAGAAGATactagaatataaaataaattgacaACAAAATTATGTTTATACGTTTAATGTGTCCCTGATgaatttacatttcatattgtagaTTGAGAGGCCCTTGCAGAAGCATGGTGGCAGACTAGGACATGATGAAGAGTATTGCGGTTCCTGTTTTggtgcagaagaagtaaaatttATGATTCAATATCGTTTAATTTGGTCTTGTTATCTTATGGTTTTCTATTTACCTATTCCATGTATTTCATAACTACTTACacgtgcttcctctccatgtctCTCTCATTTGCAGTCAGACGATCAATGTTGTAATTCTTGTGAAGAAGTGCGTGAAGCATACAGGAAAAAGGGATGGGCGCTGTCTAATATGGATTTGATTGACCAGGTTGGCTTGATTCTCATTTGATTACTTGATGTGCATGGTACACTGCAATCTTGTGAATTCAAATACCACACTTTATATTAAGAACTAAGAATTTAATAGTCAATGAGGAGGCTAATGACAGCAAAAACACCCTCTTGATATGCTCTGTGCAAACTTATTTGTGTTGCATTAGCAACAAATATTATTCAAGCACAACCTTCTTATAAGCAGTAAATGCAATGTGCTGCTCATTTTAGAATTATCTCTCAATTAGCTGCAGTTGATGTTCCTTTATTTTAACAGTAAAGTTTCCTTGTTATATTTTCCTCTGGACAAATGACACATTGTATGTGTACGGTTTCCATGGTCTTGAAACCATAGTATTCTGACAATTTGATCTTGCTTGTAGTGCCAAAGAGAAGGCTACGTACAAAAGGTAAAGGATGAAGAAGGTGAAGGATGCAATATTCTTGGATCTCTTGAAGTTAATAAAGTGGCTGGAAACTTTCATTTTGCAACTGGAAAAAGCTTTCTTCAGTCAGCTATGTTTCTTGCTGATCTACTTGCTTTACAAGATAATCATCTAAATGTAAGACTGAACTGGATTTCTAATATCCCTTGTTTAAATAAAACACCGATTTAAACTTTGATAAAGTTCTAATGTTTGTATGGTGCAGATAAGTCATCAGATTAACAAATTAAGTTTTGGAGCCCACTTCCCCGGATTAGTAAATCCTCTTGATGGGTAATTTTTCTATCTGTCTCTAGAGTCATTATTTTCTGGTGATGAGGATGCCATGCTCCATGTGTTTTCTCATGCTTGAATCCGTAAATTTTGATGCAATGCCACTAAATGTAGTCCTCAATCAAATTATCTTTGCTTTATGCATTCACTATGTACACATCCATCTATCAAATGATTAGGCACCAAAAGGTTGTTCAACGCAGCTACACCAACTGAATTGCTTCTTCCTATTTTCTCAACAAAAGGGGGAGAACAAGGGTAAACCACAAAGCTTCCACGGGCTTATAGCCAAGCAAACAAATCTAGTAGGATTGACATCATCTTGAAGATAGTTGTAGCCTCTAGAATAATTACAAAGATGGTTATATACACATTTTAATTAAAGAAGATAGGCTTTAGTAGTAAATGCAGTAACTTATTCATAATTGTTATGTACTGAAAATTTGATGTATGAGTTGTgttatatttgaaaattttttattttgtactaTCTTCTTTCCTTTGAGTGGGAGGTTATTTTATCATGTATTATACTTAGTGAATGACATTTATGAAAGAAAATGGCCTGACTAAATTTCTCATCTTCCAACCGTTTGAGCTCTCTAAATCGTTCTCTGCTTCCACTCCTTTGCAGGGTAAAATGGGTGCAAGGACCAAGTCATGGCATGTACCAGTATTTCGTAAAGGTTGGTATTATCTCGACATATTTTtatgatattgataatgataaaTTCTACTtatgttttatcttttatttaattatttattatcctatatttatataatattatggaTTATGTTCCTGATCATTTCTTGTTAGCTGTATTATCTAAAGTGCAACTATTGTTTTTGTAGACTAGCAACAACTAACGAATCTCAGTTCTATCATGAGTTCATTACACAACAATAAGTTAATGATAACACCTTTTCCTACATCAAATGACTTTATTGTGTGGTCtatcataattcataaatcaTTTCTATAAACAAGTCGTTAGATTTAAGTCCTTTTTGTTTCTTATCGAGTTCATCTCTTCGTCTCTGTTTACCTCTAAATTATTGTATTATGTTCCATTTAATCTACTTTTCTTAGTGGAACATTCGCTAGTCTTCTTGGGACATGATCAAACCAAATAAACTGTTGACGCACTTGATGCTTGTTTGATAATTGATGTGTGCATACTGCAGGTGGTCCCTACTATATACAGAGACATTAGAGGCCATGTTACCTATTCAAATCAGGTATTGTCAAATATGAGAAACTTACCATCATTTGCATTGTTCCTTGGATAATGCCTAAGTTGCATCATAAATGTTATTGCACAGTATTCTGTGACTGAGCATTTCAAGAGTTCAGAGCAAGGTGCAGTCCCTGGAGTGTTCTTCTTTTATGACATATCACCAATTAAGGTAATACTGCTTAAAAAGTTAGATTATTTCATCCTCCTGTGATTATATTGGCACTGTTTTGCGCACTTTTGGTGCTCTTGTTAATTTGTTAGTTGTTATTAGATGAGCGCAGAAAAGGGTCAATCAAGGCCAATACTATTTACTTTTGTTTATTATTGACAGCCAATAATCAATACAAGTCCCTTTCTCCTCCCACCCTGAGGTTTATCTTTGTTAGTTAACTTACAAATAGATAAGTTTTTGCACTTTTGTCCTTGCTTTTCTTTCTTAATGTAATATGCAAATTAACTTGAATACCTGCTAATTGAAACTATAAAAAGCTTAGTTTACCTTggactaaaaaaatttaacaagtaATCAACCATACTCTTTAAATTTGTTTGAGCTACCAACTTCAAATCAAAATTAATGTTTTTGAAATGGTAgatactcaaatgaagatgtctTTATGTGAAAATTATAGTTAAGATATAGACGTGTTATATTAAGTAGTTTagttaaatatatcaaaatatctGATAGTTCTGAGCTATTATCTTCACTTAAATACATCTTCATGTAAGTAGTCACTTTTCAAAATATCTAACCTACACAACCTAACCTGAAAATACCATTGGGTGTGTAACATTGAATGGTAGGCTATGATGCATGGCTAGTTCAAAGTTTCTATCATATCACATATGCTTCTGCATTCATGTTTTACATATCTCTCTAAAAATTTGTGAATAATAATTTGCTGTTTGTTTTAATCTTTTGGTAAATTAATGTGTTGTATGTTGCAGGTCATCTTTAAAGAGCAGCACATTCCATTCTTACATTTCTTGACCAGTGTTTGTGCAATTATTGGAGGTACATCCTTGTTCTTAgagctggaagtgagtcaagccagctcacGAGCCAGATTAAGCTCGACTTattaatagctcgataagctgAACTTGTGAGCTAGTGAGCCGAGTTTGAGCTTGGAAttaagctcataaattaaatgagccaaGCTTGAGTTTGGATAAGTTCAGCTTATTAGCTTGTGAGctgactcgattatatatatatatatatatagtattaaaagttttgattaaatgcatatagaatatgcgtattaataatttaatatatatatacatataaaataataatatataattttatatatatattaatgttcttaattatttaaaatttatagtcattttttatatataattttgatataggatataaataaaaaatttataattgatagatagacaatatataaaattgatcttttttaatattttttaatgtatataaGTTATactttattgatatagaattatagattatgttcttATTATTTAAGTCAGCTTGTGAGTTTTTAttgagtcgagcttgagcttaCAAAATagactcgattgttaatgagtcaaGCCGTGTGCCAAGCTTAATTTTTGTAATCCGAGCTTGAAACTTAGCAAAAATCGAGTtcggctcacttccagccctacaatgttctctctctctctccaactaATCCTATAAGATCCATGCATGCCTCGTGAAACTTAGCAAAAATGGACATGTATCATTTGATGTAGGTGTATTCACGGTGGCGGGAATAGTAGATTCATCCATATATTATGGTCAGAGAACAataaagaaaaagatggagctcGGCAAATATAGATAATCTGGTGACTACGCTACGTTGAGTCTGGTTAATGGCATGCTTGGTGCTGCATCATGTTTCTCCATAATATCATCCGCATCCTTGTGCTAACATACACATCCAAGCAGAGCTGCTCATTCTCTCCATGAATGAagtgtattttttatatatatttaattttgttctttTGGTTTAGAGGAATTGAGGATTTTCCAAGTGTCCAAACTGAGAGATATTGGTTGGGATAATACATGATTTGATTATGCAAAACAGAATTCTCATTTCTTGTAGTGTTATAGTAAACTAGGTTTAGAGTTACAATTTTAATCAACAAAATTCTTGGTAACAAACACTATTGTCTATTAATTGAAACCTAAAAATCTGAcggatgtaaaaaaaaaaaaaaactttcatgACTATTTACTAAAAGTAAAAATCAGTTATAATAAATTCATTCCTGTAATCTTTTGTATATTAaatgaattataattgatttcttttctcctatgatattttttaatttgataggtTAAGGATAAAATTGTCGTAGATTTAAGTTCTATTTAAGGATTTGAATTCTTTGACACGTGTTTAAGTAAGCAAGTGAGTAGGTTATTCGACCTCAGTTGGTTAATTGATATTCTTTTAATCATACAAATAGTATGAGAACTTTATTGAATaaccatttaaatttttttttataatgatagACTTTGGACCAAGTTCCCTAGAATAGTGGTCGTTTAAGTGTTGTGTGTCTGTTTGGGCCTTTGGCCTCGTTGAccatataaaataaaactaatatattcaaattaaattaactttCTTTacaaaaaaacaattttaaattaactTTTTAAACAATACCCAAAAAATATCACTTTTACAACTGCATATTATATGCTTCGGAACAAATTGAGAGATGCAATATATAATATGGTCAATTTGAGAGGAACTCATTAAAATATAAACTGTATTCATTTAGTGATTATCCATCGGCAACTAAGTCAAGGATATAAAACGGTCTTCAGACATGAAATTGCACAATGAGGAACTGATATATTCTCACcatttttccccttttctttttctttagaaGTGAGAAAAAAATGATTCCAAACCCAATCAGCACCGTATTCCTTTTATATCTGTCTAATATCATTAGAGATATAGACATTCTtacataatatcaaaatttttattacataaaaatttaaaatttcatctttattatgtaaaaaaaatatttcagcaTAAGACAAACTAACCGAAAGAGAAAAATTTTAACGACTCTTATGTAAAgaatcatattaaaaatataattatttttataactttttaccGACTTAAATTTTTGGAATAAGTATGTTTATGACAAATATGGTAGTACTCAAAGATCATAGAAATATTcccaaattaaaaaaagaaaagaaaaaatcaataGGCAATTGAAGAACTTGACCTACAAATAGATTGGCTTGGGAAGAGTTACATGACATGATTAAATTAAGATATCTAGATTCATACAAGATACAACTATTTAGTCTCTATGAGAACTTGAATTCCTCCTTGACTAAGAGAAACATTGGAAAGCTTCAATTTGATGGCTTTAATCTCTGCATCCTCCATCTCCTCCGTACTCAGCCAGAGAGGTAGGCAGTGATCAATCAAGTCCTGTCCACAACCCAATGGTGAACCTCCCTTAAAAGCCCGGGTTCTCCCAAACCTCGTGATACTTGCTAGGTTCGAATCAGAAGGCTCCTCAGCATAACACTCCAATATTTCCTTGATGGCTTCGCACCATATTGGTCGAGCGACCTTGAGCAAGTCGTGCAACACTAGCACCGGAAGGTTCACGCTTCCCAGTTCCGATTCGTTGTGCCCTCCTCTTCCATGATAGTCCGACCCTCCAGTCTTCAAAAGCCCGTATGCATCGGCTAGGTCGCTATATGCTGCCAACAAAAGCTTAACATTTTAAGTAGGGATTTAATAAGGACTTTGCTTCTATTGCACTTAATGAAATGATTTTACACAACAATTGTGGCCTCATGAGATGTAGCCTAAACTATGCTTTATACTCAATCCATTCCAAGATATTTATTACTTAGGAAATTCAATACACAAGCAATTCAATGTGTATCCAAATACAATTTATATGAGGAGATAAATTATGAATATACTACATTCAATACAAATCACATCTATAACAAGCTCTTACCAAATTAGGATGAATGCACCAAATTTCTAACATGTATCTTAGAATGCAGGGAGCATGGTAATAGACAAAGTACATCCACATTCTACACCAGTATTGACTAGGAGGATATTGATAATCCTAAATGGTAGATAATGGTTTGAATTTACTGTAATGAAGGAAACAAGCAAATTTTGTTATTCAGCATGTACCTGCCAGCCTTCCATCACTTCTGTAGACCTCTATTCCATGGAGACCAGCTTCTTTTAACCTCCTCACAATGGGAACAGGATTTTTCAGTGCCCATGGATGAGCCAGCACTGAAACGCCCCCAGTGTCGCTGATCATTTTTATTGCTTCCTCTGCTAGAGGCTCACTTCCCCTGCATAACAAATTTCTCATATTCTTACATATCTCCTTAGCTATGCAAATATATACAACCTACAAGAGCAAGAATCACAATATTACGTTGAATAAGCAGGTCCACCATCAAAAAGATATCGAGCAAAAGCTTGTTTGAGATTTTCTACATAACCAGCCTCGACCATAGCACGGGCTACATGAAGCCTCCCAGGGGCAACTCCCTTGCCTGCTATCCTGCAAACATGCTCCCACTTAAGAGGAAACTTGAGCTTATTCAGTTTCAAGACGATATTCTTTGCACGAAGAAAACGTCCCTCTCTTATATTTGACAAAAACTTGTCCAGTTCCTCAAACCTTGATGGTCCAATGCTACTGTAATATGC
This genomic window contains:
- the LOC112734448 gene encoding uncharacterized protein, whose product is MNAVFNKLRSLDAYPKVNEDFYNRTLSGGVVTIVSVAVMLFLFISELSLYLYTVTESQLLVDTSRGETLHINFDVTFPYVRCSMLSLDAMDISGEQHLDIRHNIMKKRIDSHGNVVEVKQDGIGAPKIERPLQKHGGRLGHDEEYCGSCFGAEESDDQCCNSCEEVREAYRKKGWALSNMDLIDQCQREGYVQKVKDEEGEGCNILGSLEVNKVAGNFHFATGKSFLQSAMFLADLLALQDNHLNISHQINKLSFGAHFPGLVNPLDGVKWVQGPSHGMYQYFVKVVPTIYRDIRGHVTYSNQYSVTEHFKSSEQGAVPGVFFFYDISPIKVIFKEQHIPFLHFLTSVCAIIGGVFTVAGIVDSSIYYGQRTIKKKMELGKYR
- the LOC112734450 gene encoding uncharacterized protein — protein: MGEGSSANAKDKKKKKKRNHRGGGSSKKKMTHEQLLAFKSVTEWVHLDQPSSSSSLTCAASCLVDDFGVQKGLGRGGEKVVFELHSHSKFSDGFLSPSKLIERAHINGVKVLALTDHDTMSGIPEAVEAARKYGIKIIPGVEISTIFSPSGDSEAEEPVHILAYYSSIGPSRFEELDKFLSNIREGRFLRAKNIVLKLNKLKFPLKWEHVCRIAGKGVAPGRLHVARAMVEAGYVENLKQAFARYLFDGGPAYSTGSEPLAEEAIKMISDTGGVSVLAHPWALKNPVPIVRRLKEAGLHGIEVYRSDGRLAAYSDLADAYGLLKTGGSDYHGRGGHNESELGSVNLPVLVLHDLLKVARPIWCEAIKEILECYAEEPSDSNLASITRFGRTRAFKGGSPLGCGQDLIDHCLPLWLSTEEMEDAEIKAIKLKLSNVSLSQGGIQVLIETK